The Bernardetia litoralis DSM 6794 genome includes a window with the following:
- a CDS encoding glycosyltransferase family 2 protein yields the protein MNLPKITIVTPSFNQGNFIEETIDSILSQNYPNLEYIIIDGKSTDTTVEVIKKHEKHITYWESVKDRGQSEAINKGMRKATGDILTWICSDDLLLENSLQTAANYFLENPTVSLIHGKTKLFGEGYEDKITAGFHSDLSIDYFTHMAFPQPSSFFKINIFENQSYVVNNQKNWVDESLHYCMDYDLLLRTALNYDILKVDELFSAYRLHPASKTVSEWSKFEIEKDKVFLRLLNTLKANNEIEFLKELGIDSNEEILYNFDIQKAENLNIDKIIQSFLYRKIPVLFEAKDYETVVLYCEALHQKYPDFYQKMGLDSMYQTSKYNSLSSIGKLGWKFKKLI from the coding sequence ATGAATTTACCCAAAATTACGATAGTTACGCCTTCATTTAATCAAGGAAATTTTATAGAAGAAACTATAGATTCTATTTTATCACAAAATTATCCGAATTTAGAATATATTATTATAGATGGAAAAAGTACAGATACTACCGTAGAAGTCATAAAAAAACACGAAAAACATATTACTTACTGGGAATCTGTAAAAGATAGAGGACAAAGTGAAGCCATAAACAAAGGAATGAGAAAAGCAACAGGTGATATTTTGACTTGGATTTGTAGTGATGATTTGCTTTTAGAAAACTCTTTACAAACGGCAGCAAATTATTTCTTAGAAAACCCAACAGTTTCGCTCATTCATGGAAAAACAAAATTATTTGGAGAAGGATACGAAGATAAAATAACAGCAGGATTTCACTCAGATTTGAGCATTGATTATTTTACACATATGGCATTTCCACAACCATCAAGCTTCTTTAAAATAAATATATTTGAAAATCAAAGTTATGTAGTGAATAATCAAAAAAACTGGGTAGATGAATCTTTGCATTATTGTATGGATTATGATTTGCTTTTGAGAACTGCTTTGAATTATGATATTTTGAAGGTAGATGAGCTTTTTTCTGCTTATCGTTTGCATCCAGCAAGTAAAACAGTTAGTGAATGGAGTAAATTTGAAATAGAAAAAGATAAAGTTTTTTTAAGATTATTGAATACCTTAAAAGCAAATAATGAAATTGAGTTTTTAAAAGAATTAGGAATTGATTCTAATGAAGAAATTCTCTATAATTTTGATATACAAAAAGCAGAAAATCTAAATATAGATAAAATTATTCAATCATTTTTGTATCGTAAAATTCCTGTTTTATTTGAAGCAAAAGACTATGAAACGGTTGTTTTGTATTGTGAGGCATTGCATCAAAAATATCCTGATTTTTATCAAAAAATGGGTTTGGATTCAATGTATCAAACAAGCAAATATAATTCTCTTTCTTCAATAGGAAAATTAGGATGGAAGTTTAAGAAATTGATTTAG
- a CDS encoding helicase-related protein — MSNFITNSIDGKSMQTRLQKLIPVSQELKFLVGFFYFSGWQEIYKHLEANTEINLKILVGLSVDKSVSGTLIEVGNFQENQSREEVFSDFIKSLGKALNHSDMDTEIFHDQFDFFIKLIETGRLEIRKTQKPNHAKIYLFAYNTAKADETEKKGQLITGSSNLTKAGLQGQEEFNVEIKDYGFEEAEKYFDERWKTADSITELEEDRNMLIQFLKNQTQAALITPFEAYAYILKTYLDLHEIKNVGNYLDRLLLDADFQNYSYQKDAVGQALQVIEQHNGVIIADVVGLGKSVIASLIAKQLRKRGLILCPPGLIGNAQQKTGWHEYKHLFQLYDWDIESVGKVEEIAETIEDQNYDVIIVDEAHRFRNQDTAMYEALATICKGKQIILLTATPFNNSPADIFSLLKLFVIPGQSSLSIESDLEQLFKSYDYRFKRLSDILKDYNSENDKKRKRVEKIYKDIFKKSSPIDISLVRSKVKFIATQIKDTIKDVTIRRNRIDLRQDIIYSKEVTNLSEVADPKEIFYELSEKQSEFYDKVIHTYFGENGQFTGAIYRPSQYEKEEKEEGKKSEEENRIFQQQNNLYGFMRRLLVKRFESSFGSFEKSIKRFLKVNRMVKSFIEHSDKYILDRKVIEGIYNDEDEKDDFISEEIEKALIEFEKNAQNKTSPKHTTIYDVNKFKFKTKFLEDIENDITLFETITQEIKKLDLIQNDPKRKKIVETIKDVLKDSITQNEGKNTPKRKVILFTEYTDTVRHLEEYFSKEFEGRVLFCDGSLSKKAQLELNSNFNAKYKSKEGKQKDDFDVLVTSDKLSEGFNLNRAGLIINYDIPWNPTRVIQRVGRINRIGTKVFDMLYIYNFFPTLQGATIVKSREIAAQKMFLIHNALGEDAKIFDTSEVPSASSLFNKIGKYQEDDEISIDTFVRNEFAAIKENHPEIIERINNFPNRIKTAKIFEEENTLVLRKKGTSIFPLVIDKDKNIEQKAFEEIVSLVKCSFETPAQPLSKAFWKNYEEAKNYAPKNKRTSPQISIEQQALNSLRTLSKKHKEEVTLPQLEFINTLIQDLRNYKTLPTYTLRRLILINNSKKGIKTTIENIEEVRRRLGNNYLKIILKRVQNLEEDVIISVENQVKKENLL, encoded by the coding sequence ATGTCCAACTTCATTACCAATTCCATCGACGGAAAATCAATGCAAACTCGTTTGCAAAAACTTATTCCTGTTAGTCAAGAACTCAAGTTTTTGGTTGGTTTTTTTTATTTTTCGGGCTGGCAAGAGATTTATAAACATTTAGAAGCCAATACAGAAATCAATCTTAAAATTTTGGTCGGACTTAGTGTTGATAAAAGTGTTTCAGGAACGCTGATAGAAGTTGGGAATTTTCAAGAAAATCAAAGTAGAGAAGAAGTCTTTTCAGATTTTATAAAATCACTAGGAAAAGCTCTCAATCATTCGGATATGGACACCGAAATTTTTCACGACCAGTTTGATTTTTTTATAAAACTAATAGAAACAGGTCGTTTAGAGATTCGTAAAACACAAAAACCAAATCACGCCAAAATCTATCTTTTTGCCTACAATACTGCAAAAGCAGACGAAACAGAAAAAAAAGGACAGCTCATAACAGGAAGTAGCAACCTAACAAAAGCAGGTTTGCAAGGACAAGAAGAGTTTAATGTAGAAATAAAAGATTACGGTTTTGAGGAAGCTGAAAAGTATTTTGATGAGCGTTGGAAAACTGCCGATTCAATTACAGAGCTAGAAGAAGATAGAAATATGCTTATTCAATTTCTCAAAAATCAAACCCAAGCAGCACTTATTACACCTTTTGAAGCATACGCTTATATTCTCAAAACTTATCTTGATTTACATGAAATAAAGAATGTTGGTAATTATTTGGATAGATTATTACTGGATGCAGATTTTCAAAATTATTCTTATCAAAAAGATGCTGTTGGACAGGCTTTGCAGGTTATTGAGCAGCACAACGGAGTTATCATTGCTGACGTAGTAGGTTTGGGAAAGTCGGTTATTGCTTCTTTGATAGCCAAACAATTACGTAAACGAGGTCTTATTTTGTGTCCTCCTGGACTGATAGGAAATGCACAACAAAAAACAGGTTGGCACGAGTACAAACATCTTTTTCAGTTGTATGATTGGGATATTGAGAGTGTTGGAAAAGTAGAAGAGATTGCAGAAACTATCGAAGACCAAAATTATGATGTTATTATTGTTGATGAAGCCCACCGTTTCAGAAATCAAGATACAGCAATGTATGAGGCTTTGGCAACTATTTGCAAAGGAAAACAAATTATCTTACTTACTGCAACACCTTTTAATAATTCTCCTGCTGATATTTTTTCATTACTCAAACTTTTCGTTATTCCAGGGCAATCTAGTTTGAGTATAGAGAGTGATTTGGAACAACTTTTCAAGAGTTATGATTATCGTTTCAAACGACTTTCTGATATTTTAAAAGATTACAATTCAGAGAATGACAAAAAACGAAAACGAGTTGAAAAAATTTATAAAGATATTTTCAAAAAAAGCTCTCCTATTGATATTTCTTTGGTTAGAAGTAAAGTCAAATTTATTGCTACACAAATCAAAGACACTATCAAAGATGTTACAATTCGTAGAAATAGAATTGATTTAAGACAAGATATTATATACAGTAAAGAAGTTACTAATCTATCAGAAGTAGCCGACCCCAAAGAAATTTTTTATGAATTAAGTGAGAAACAATCAGAGTTTTATGATAAAGTAATCCATACTTATTTTGGAGAAAATGGGCAGTTTACAGGCGCAATTTATCGTCCAAGTCAGTATGAAAAAGAAGAAAAAGAAGAAGGTAAAAAAAGTGAAGAAGAAAATCGAATTTTCCAACAGCAAAATAACTTGTATGGTTTTATGCGTCGCCTTCTTGTCAAGCGTTTTGAGAGTTCGTTTGGTTCTTTTGAGAAAAGTATTAAGCGTTTTTTGAAGGTTAATAGAATGGTAAAATCTTTTATTGAACATTCTGATAAATATATTTTGGATAGAAAGGTAATTGAAGGAATTTATAATGATGAAGATGAAAAAGATGATTTTATTTCAGAAGAAATAGAAAAAGCATTAATAGAATTTGAAAAGAATGCGCAAAACAAAACCTCTCCAAAACATACTACAATTTATGACGTAAATAAATTTAAATTTAAGACGAAATTTTTAGAAGATATTGAAAATGATATTACTCTTTTTGAAACTATAACACAAGAAATAAAAAAATTAGATTTAATTCAAAATGACCCAAAACGCAAGAAAATAGTAGAAACAATAAAAGATGTTTTGAAAGATTCTATAACTCAAAATGAAGGTAAAAACACACCAAAACGAAAAGTAATTTTATTTACTGAATATACCGATACTGTTAGGCATTTGGAAGAGTATTTTTCGAAAGAATTCGAAGGGAGAGTTTTGTTTTGTGATGGTAGTTTGTCCAAAAAAGCACAACTAGAACTCAACTCAAATTTTAATGCAAAATATAAATCTAAAGAAGGAAAACAAAAAGATGATTTTGATGTCTTGGTAACGAGCGACAAACTCTCAGAAGGTTTCAATCTCAACCGAGCAGGTCTAATTATCAATTATGATATTCCTTGGAATCCAACACGAGTTATTCAAAGAGTTGGGCGTATCAACAGGATTGGTACAAAGGTTTTCGATATGCTTTATATCTATAATTTTTTTCCTACACTTCAAGGTGCAACTATTGTAAAAAGTAGAGAAATTGCAGCCCAAAAAATGTTTCTTATCCATAATGCGCTAGGCGAAGATGCCAAAATTTTTGATACTTCGGAAGTGCCGTCTGCTAGTTCTCTTTTTAATAAAATAGGAAAGTATCAAGAAGATGATGAAATAAGTATTGATACATTTGTCAGAAATGAATTTGCAGCTATTAAAGAAAATCATCCAGAAATTATTGAAAGAATTAATAATTTCCCAAATCGTATCAAGACAGCCAAAATTTTTGAGGAAGAAAATACACTTGTTTTAAGAAAAAAAGGAACAAGTATTTTTCCTTTAGTAATTGATAAAGACAAAAACATAGAACAAAAAGCTTTTGAAGAAATAGTTTCTTTAGTAAAATGTAGTTTTGAAACTCCAGCCCAACCACTAAGCAAAGCCTTTTGGAAAAACTACGAAGAAGCCAAAAATTATGCTCCCAAAAATAAAAGAACAAGTCCACAAATTTCTATCGAACAACAAGCACTAAACAGCCTCAGAACTCTCTCAAAAAAACACAAAGAAGAAGTAACTTTACCTCAATTAGAATTTATAAATACACTTATTCAAGATTTGAGAAATTACAAAACACTTCCTACTTATACACTCCGTAGGCTTATTTTGATAAACAATAGTAAAAAAGGTATCAAAACAACCATTGAAAATATTGAAGAGGTGCGTCGTCGTTTAGGAAATAATTACCTAAAAATAATCTTAAAACGAGTACAGAATTTAGAAGAAGATGTTATTATTTCAGTAGAAAATCAAGTAAAAAAAGAGAACTTGCTGTAA
- a CDS encoding AAA family ATPase yields the protein MKITKIEIENYRAFYGNDYAIETDKKNVLIYGENGSGKSSLYRALEDFFHSSNNELLDKDIKFVSNIFNEKEDGKVTIHFTGRGTLDKSIPLDMGVPFDSSNGFDRVFSNSAPSNGKFIADVGNQNPFFTYKRILRTFLFDSEQENRVEQILFKLLIEEILGNYEIKDKSVIQIGQVWKALKIDSSKKGAKPQKAFSEWQDLFNNTLTELLKKLSKNTNKFLNDYFSTNLEIELSLAAKFNIIDKESAQKQVENAKINIEVKLFGKKIIKHHDFLNEARLSALAICMYLASLKIIPPPSVLKLLVLDDIFIGLDMSNRLPLLHILKTEFSDYQIFLTTYDRQWFELSKQWFENKAEKEWKFYEMYVDDISNEGFDVPVILPLKSKIEKAEHYLAKHDYPACASYLRRACEEKLEAILKPEYYKSGIKKNDEGNCETKSKNLHTRITAFKEFCQKENVNYTVFEDLGIYKDILLNPLSHNDIHSPIFKAELVAIIHIMKKLEQIKVEEIENTRRKDFIFEVTENGKKYSAELQTKESIYVIIENGNRRLLNSSCKLLLAETKINGNPEKEYKKLFDSLEEVREFLCNEFGITYNSTQLIDVFSYRGNSIKILANL from the coding sequence ATGAAAATCACAAAAATAGAAATTGAAAATTATCGTGCTTTTTATGGAAATGATTATGCCATAGAAACAGATAAAAAAAATGTACTTATTTACGGAGAAAATGGAAGTGGTAAAAGTTCTTTATATAGAGCTTTAGAAGATTTTTTCCATAGTTCAAATAATGAACTATTAGATAAGGATATAAAATTTGTTTCTAATATTTTCAATGAAAAGGAAGACGGAAAAGTTACTATCCATTTTACTGGAAGAGGTACATTGGATAAATCAATTCCTTTAGATATGGGAGTACCTTTTGATAGCAGCAACGGATTTGATAGAGTATTTTCAAATTCAGCACCTTCAAATGGAAAATTTATAGCTGATGTAGGCAACCAAAATCCTTTTTTTACTTACAAACGAATTTTAAGAACATTTTTATTTGATAGTGAACAAGAAAATAGAGTAGAACAGATTTTGTTCAAATTATTGATAGAGGAGATTTTAGGAAATTATGAAATTAAAGATAAATCTGTAATACAAATAGGTCAAGTATGGAAAGCCTTAAAAATAGATTCATCAAAGAAAGGAGCAAAACCACAAAAAGCATTTAGTGAGTGGCAAGATTTATTCAATAATACACTAACAGAACTACTAAAAAAATTATCTAAAAACACAAATAAGTTTTTAAATGATTATTTTTCAACGAATTTAGAAATAGAATTATCATTAGCTGCTAAATTTAATATCATAGATAAAGAATCTGCACAAAAACAAGTAGAGAATGCAAAAATAAATATTGAAGTAAAATTATTTGGTAAAAAAATAATAAAACATCACGATTTTTTGAATGAAGCTCGTTTATCTGCTTTAGCAATTTGTATGTATTTGGCATCTTTAAAAATAATTCCTCCTCCAAGTGTGTTGAAATTATTAGTTCTTGATGATATTTTTATTGGTTTGGATATGTCTAATCGTCTTCCATTATTACACATTTTAAAAACTGAATTTTCAGATTATCAAATCTTTTTGACTACCTATGATAGACAATGGTTTGAGCTTTCAAAGCAATGGTTCGAAAATAAAGCAGAAAAAGAATGGAAGTTTTATGAAATGTATGTAGATGATATTTCAAATGAAGGTTTTGATGTTCCTGTTATTCTTCCATTAAAATCAAAAATCGAAAAGGCAGAGCATTATTTAGCAAAACATGATTATCCTGCTTGTGCTAGTTACTTGCGTCGTGCTTGTGAAGAAAAATTAGAAGCTATTTTAAAGCCTGAATATTATAAGAGTGGTATTAAAAAGAATGATGAAGGAAACTGTGAAACAAAAAGTAAAAATCTTCATACAAGAATTACAGCTTTTAAAGAATTTTGTCAAAAGGAAAATGTAAATTATACAGTTTTTGAAGATTTAGGAATTTATAAAGATATTTTACTCAATCCTTTATCTCACAATGATATACACTCTCCAATTTTTAAGGCTGAATTAGTAGCTATAATTCATATAATGAAAAAATTAGAACAAATAAAAGTTGAAGAAATAGAAAATACAAGACGTAAAGATTTTATATTTGAAGTTACAGAAAACGGTAAAAAGTATTCAGCAGAACTCCAAACAAAAGAAAGCATTTATGTTATCATAGAAAATGGAAACAGAAGGTTATTAAATTCATCTTGTAAACTTCTTTTAGCAGAAACGAAAATAAACGGCAATCCAGAAAAAGAGTATAAAAAACTATTTGATAGTTTAGAAGAAGTACGTGAATTTTTATGTAACGAATTTGGTATTACATATAATTCTACCCAATTAATAGATGTTTTTTCATATCGTGGAAACTCTATAAAAATCTTAGCAAATCTTTAA
- a CDS encoding Eco57I restriction-modification methylase domain-containing protein, with protein MTSENLTTNLIDHVSINNLQSFFRQKLRSFRPEREDYGYLFDKNTEEKYTDIYKIGEAKLKGTDELLVFSAQTQSSLTYKTGKRQQFEMAKKVLQNENKDAAFFIFYDEEKNFRFSFVKANFEGKTKKYSDFKRYTYFVSKEQTNRTFIEQTEKAEFSDIDSIIEAFSIEPLNKQFYKDISIKFNDLVTKLQLPYLDKKETTKVSKEFAVRLIGRIIFVWFLKNKVSENGTPLVPTQWLNSKKVEKTENYYHFFLEKLFFQVLNKPLDERFENILEDHQKIPFLNGGLFEAQVEDHYKADKTGLSTNLNTLTLPNEWIKDFFQTLERYNFTIDENSLSDQEVSIDPEMLGTIFENLLGEIETEDNTNTKSKRKSTGSFYTPRPIVDYMVEESLMAYLKENTSQSEEKLRKLFRENVIQPEDFENREEIIDAFLNVKVLDPACGSGAFPISVLQRINFALQKIDPNAEIFKERLVKSITNSWLRKKIKDDLDTSTTDYARKFHIIQNSIFGVDIQTIATEISRLRCFLTLIVEEKVDDNAENRGVRPLPNLEFKFVTANTLKGTEDNVKGMTLISDGIYKEIEQLEEKRENYLTSNGKDKENIKQDFFTLQNKIKAIENEKAVKGVEGKGLKLASWKPFKNEPCEWFNANFMFGVQDNFDIIIGNPPYGFRNVLTKEDKIYFRKTKNIEFKSGDSAELFIKICFDNYLKQNGILSFIIPKKSLYGDKWEGVRMNYWKKHDLVFIADTGKSFQNVLLEATVFGIKKSKTNSLVQLSFLKKDGSFETINNLEKNGIFTKENTCQIYKGIYPKDILDRIEEKNMYNLPYIKQSDITLVKGKLGLAIGTSFFSDEEQEYKLLKGIDIEAYKVRSNRYLKNKDQLKWENAKEFLQPKVIAQVIISHVENPTPHLKITACYDEEGIIITNTLTGFDLYEGIQPKFWLAYLNSTFVSWYLYNFVYARAIRTMHLYTFYIQQIPIPIASQEQQEIFVRLVDYILFLKTQDLETAKDRLLINFLTQIINGLVFELYYAESMKADGKDIFKFMWNIPDITVLKSCEEKLETIRTTLKPMQEPENSVAQNLYYLDSVPEIRVIYSKKYNR; from the coding sequence ATGACTTCTGAAAATCTTACCACAAATCTAATAGACCATGTTTCAATAAATAATTTACAGTCTTTTTTTAGACAAAAACTTCGTTCTTTTCGTCCAGAGAGAGAAGATTATGGTTATTTATTTGATAAAAATACAGAGGAAAAATATACTGATATTTATAAAATTGGGGAAGCAAAATTAAAAGGTACTGATGAGTTATTAGTTTTCTCAGCACAAACACAGAGTTCGCTTACCTACAAAACAGGAAAAAGACAGCAGTTTGAAATGGCTAAAAAAGTCTTACAAAACGAAAATAAAGATGCTGCTTTTTTTATTTTTTATGATGAAGAAAAGAATTTTCGTTTTTCTTTTGTGAAAGCTAATTTTGAAGGAAAAACAAAGAAATATAGTGATTTCAAACGATACACTTATTTTGTATCTAAAGAACAAACTAATCGAACATTTATTGAGCAAACTGAAAAAGCTGAGTTTTCAGATATAGATAGCATTATTGAAGCCTTTAGTATTGAGCCGTTAAACAAACAGTTTTATAAAGATATTTCAATCAAATTTAATGACCTTGTTACAAAACTTCAACTCCCTTATCTTGATAAAAAAGAAACAACTAAAGTTTCAAAAGAATTTGCTGTTCGTTTGATAGGACGTATTATTTTTGTTTGGTTTTTGAAAAATAAAGTTTCTGAAAATGGAACGCCACTTGTTCCGACACAATGGCTCAACTCCAAAAAAGTAGAAAAAACAGAAAATTATTATCATTTCTTTTTAGAAAAACTCTTTTTTCAAGTTCTCAATAAGCCTTTAGATGAGCGTTTTGAAAACATTTTGGAAGACCACCAAAAAATTCCTTTCCTAAATGGTGGACTTTTCGAAGCTCAAGTAGAAGACCATTATAAAGCTGACAAAACAGGGCTTTCTACAAATCTTAATACTCTAACACTTCCAAATGAATGGATAAAAGATTTTTTCCAAACACTAGAAAGATACAATTTTACCATAGACGAAAATAGCCTTAGCGACCAAGAAGTAAGTATTGACCCAGAAATGTTAGGGACAATTTTTGAGAATTTATTAGGAGAAATTGAAACAGAAGATAATACAAATACAAAGTCAAAACGAAAATCAACAGGTAGTTTTTATACACCTCGTCCGATTGTGGATTACATGGTAGAAGAATCATTAATGGCTTATTTGAAAGAAAACACAAGTCAATCAGAAGAAAAATTAAGAAAATTATTTAGAGAAAATGTCATTCAACCAGAAGATTTTGAAAATAGAGAAGAAATAATTGATGCTTTTTTGAATGTAAAAGTCCTTGATCCTGCTTGTGGTTCGGGTGCTTTTCCTATTAGTGTGCTGCAAAGAATTAATTTTGCTTTACAGAAAATTGACCCAAATGCTGAAATTTTTAAGGAACGATTAGTAAAAAGCATAACTAATTCGTGGTTGAGAAAGAAAATCAAAGATGATTTAGACACTTCTACAACAGATTACGCTAGAAAATTTCATATTATTCAAAATTCAATTTTTGGTGTTGATATCCAAACTATTGCTACTGAAATATCAAGACTACGTTGTTTTCTGACTCTTATTGTAGAAGAAAAAGTAGATGATAATGCAGAAAATAGAGGAGTCCGTCCTTTGCCAAACCTTGAATTTAAGTTCGTAACTGCAAATACATTAAAAGGAACTGAAGACAATGTAAAAGGAATGACACTTATTTCTGATGGTATTTATAAAGAAATAGAGCAGTTAGAAGAAAAAAGAGAAAATTATCTAACCAGTAATGGCAAGGATAAAGAAAATATAAAACAAGATTTTTTCACTTTGCAAAATAAAATTAAAGCGATTGAAAATGAGAAAGCTGTAAAAGGTGTAGAAGGAAAAGGACTAAAATTAGCATCTTGGAAACCTTTTAAAAATGAACCTTGTGAGTGGTTTAATGCAAACTTTATGTTTGGTGTGCAGGATAACTTTGATATTATTATTGGAAATCCTCCTTATGGTTTTCGAAATGTATTGACCAAAGAAGACAAAATATATTTTAGAAAAACCAAAAATATAGAATTTAAAAGTGGAGATAGTGCAGAGCTTTTTATTAAAATTTGTTTTGATAATTATCTAAAACAAAACGGTATTCTATCATTCATCATTCCTAAAAAATCTCTTTATGGCGATAAATGGGAAGGTGTTCGTATGAATTATTGGAAAAAACATGATTTAGTTTTTATTGCAGATACAGGGAAATCGTTTCAAAACGTCCTTTTAGAAGCGACTGTTTTTGGTATAAAAAAATCAAAAACAAATTCATTAGTTCAATTATCATTTCTAAAAAAAGATGGTTCTTTTGAAACTATAAATAACCTTGAAAAAAATGGTATTTTCACAAAAGAAAATACGTGTCAAATTTATAAAGGAATTTATCCAAAAGATATTTTAGATAGAATTGAGGAGAAAAATATGTATAATTTACCTTATATAAAACAAAGTGACATTACACTTGTAAAAGGAAAATTAGGATTAGCAATAGGCACAAGCTTTTTTTCTGATGAAGAGCAAGAATACAAACTCTTGAAAGGAATTGATATTGAAGCCTATAAAGTCAGAAGTAATAGATACCTAAAAAATAAAGACCAACTAAAATGGGAAAATGCAAAAGAGTTTTTGCAGCCTAAAGTAATTGCTCAAGTAATTATTTCACATGTTGAAAATCCAACTCCACACCTAAAAATTACAGCGTGTTATGATGAAGAGGGAATTATAATTACAAATACTTTAACAGGGTTTGATTTATATGAAGGCATACAACCTAAATTTTGGTTGGCGTATCTCAACTCTACTTTTGTAAGTTGGTATCTCTATAATTTTGTTTATGCTCGTGCAATAAGAACAATGCACCTTTATACTTTTTACATTCAACAAATTCCTATTCCTATTGCTAGTCAAGAACAGCAGGAAATTTTTGTTCGTTTAGTAGATTATATTTTATTCTTGAAAACCCAAGATTTAGAAACAGCTAAGGATAGATTGCTTATTAATTTCCTAACTCAAATTATCAATGGTCTTGTCTTCGAATTGTATTACGCTGAAAGCATGAAAGCCGATGGAAAAGATATTTTTAAATTTATGTGGAATATCCCTGATATTACTGTTTTGAAAAGTTGTGAGGAAAAGTTAGAAACTATTCGCACAACATTAAAACCGATGCAAGAACCTGAAAATTCAGTTGCTCAAAATCTATATTATTTAGATAGTGTTCCAGAAATAAGAGTTATTTATAGTAAAAAATATAACCGATAA
- a CDS encoding rhodanese-like domain-containing protein, with protein MSKKVVFFLITFLILGMQFAKAQKSEENKHLKITQLTPQQAMQLLENKDAIMIDVREIEELKIISYDVDTIINIPLSNFEMEFERQSKSFSKNKRLIIVCRSGRRSQKAAQILLAKEYSQIYNLKGGIIEWERQKMKVKK; from the coding sequence TTGTCAAAAAAAGTTGTCTTTTTTCTTATTACCTTTTTAATTTTGGGAATGCAGTTTGCCAAAGCACAAAAATCAGAAGAGAATAAACATCTAAAAATTACTCAATTAACACCTCAACAAGCAATGCAGTTGTTAGAAAATAAGGATGCAATTATGATTGATGTAAGAGAAATAGAAGAGCTGAAAATTATATCTTACGATGTTGATACGATTATAAATATTCCTTTGAGTAATTTTGAAATGGAATTTGAAAGACAAAGTAAAAGTTTTTCTAAAAATAAACGCCTTATCATAGTTTGTAGAAGTGGACGCAGAAGCCAGAAAGCTGCTCAAATTTTATTAGCAAAAGAATATAGTCAAATTTATAATTTAAAAGGAGGAATTATCGAATGGGAAAGGCAAAAAATGAAGGTGAAAAAATAA